The window CCAGTCCACCCGCGCGAACGGTTTATAAACATAGCCGAAAATCTCCTGCACCAGATAGCGCGCCACGCGGGAGCCGGCGTCTATGGTGGTCAGAATAAACATCGCCTCAAACATTATGGCGAAGTGATACCAGTACGAAAGCAGCTTTTTCATCCCCGGCACGGCGGAGAAAATCTGCGCCATCCCCGCCGCCAGCGACACCGCCCCGCCGGTGCGGCCCTGCAAACTCTCGCCCACGGCGGAGCCAAGCTCCGGCAGGCGGTCTACGGCCAGCCCCAGTTTCGCAAACACCGCCGGCGGGGTGTTAATGGCGAAATAATCGCCCTGCGACATCGCCGCCGCCGCTATCAGCGCCATGACCGAGACAAACCCCTCCGCCAGCATCGCACCGTAGGCGATAAAGCGGATGTCTTTCTCGCTGCTTATCATCTTGGGCGTGGTGCCGGAGCTTATCAGGCAGTGGAACCCGGATATCGCGCCGCAGGCTATGGTGATGCAGACAAAAGGCCACACGCTGCCCGGCACAATCGGCCCGCCGCCGTGGACAAAAGCGCTGAAAGCCGGCGCGGAAATGGCGGGGTTGACCCACGCTATCCCCGCCGCCAGCATGGCGATTGTTCCGATTTTAAGGTAAGAGCTTAAATAATCCCGCGGCACAAGCAGCAGCCACACCGGCAAGGCCGAGGCCAGCAGCCCGTAAACCGCCAGCATCACCGAAAGCCGGGTTTTGGAGAACATGAACCAGCCCGCATACCCGCTTTGCGCCACCGGCGCGCCGGCTATCACGCAGCCCAGCACCAGCAACGCGCCGATTACGGAGGCTTCCCGGATTCTGCCGGGGCGCAGCTTTTCCATGTAAAGCCCGATGAACATGGCTATCGGGATGGTCGCCGCGATGGAAAAAGTCCCCCACGCGCTTTCCGCCAGCGCGTTTACCACCACAAGCGACAACCCCGCCAGCGAGGTTATCAGTATAAACAGCACCGCCGCGCCGGTGGCTTTTGCGGCGGCGGGGCTTATTTCGCTGCGCGCGATTTCGGCAAGCGAGGCGCCCCCCAGCCGCACGGAGGCGAAAAGTATCACCATGTCCTGCACCGCGCCGGCAAGCACGCAGCCGACAAGTATCCACAAAAACCCCGGCAAATAGCCGAACTGCGCCGCCAGCACCGGCCCCACCAGCGGCCCGGCCCCCGCTATCGCCGCGAAATGATGGCCGAACAAAACCCAGCGGTTTGTGGGCTTGTAATCGTAGCCGTTGGCTTTTTCATGGGCGGGGGTGGCGCGCTCCGGCTCGAAA is drawn from Elusimicrobiales bacterium and contains these coding sequences:
- a CDS encoding carbon starvation protein A, with amino-acid sequence MSSLALVVITLIVFVLAYRFYAAFIIAKVLAFEPERATPAHEKANGYDYKPTNRWVLFGHHFAAIAGAGPLVGPVLAAQFGYLPGFLWILVGCVLAGAVQDMVILFASVRLGGASLAEIARSEISPAAAKATGAAVLFILITSLAGLSLVVVNALAESAWGTFSIAATIPIAMFIGLYMEKLRPGRIREASVIGALLVLGCVIAGAPVAQSGYAGWFMFSKTRLSVMLAVYGLLASALPVWLLLVPRDYLSSYLKIGTIAMLAAGIAWVNPAISAPAFSAFVHGGGPIVPGSVWPFVCITIACGAISGFHCLISSGTTPKMISSEKDIRFIAYGAMLAEGFVSVMALIAAAAMSQGDYFAINTPPAVFAKLGLAVDRLPELGSAVGESLQGRTGGAVSLAAGMAQIFSAVPGMKKLLSYWYHFAIMFEAMFILTTIDAGSRVARYLVQEIFGYVYKPFARVDWWPGVIICSVCVSAAWGAMLLAGNITTIWPMFGVANQLLATAALAIGTTFILRRKGLRCALVTFVPFVFMLVTTAVAGVLNISGNYLPRGDAQGYVNAALTMVMLALVAAVSVSSGLKWMELLKK